One part of the Paramormyrops kingsleyae isolate MSU_618 chromosome 2, PKINGS_0.4, whole genome shotgun sequence genome encodes these proteins:
- the naif1 gene encoding nuclear apoptosis-inducing factor 1, whose amino-acid sequence MASQAKKRKMNFSEREVEIIVEEMEKQKHILVNHFNAGVTHITKNNAWVEILKRVNAVTTCQRELAEVKKKWSDLKTEVRRKVAQARAAMEGTGDCTSVPVILTSMQQRICNLLGEATIISLPAGDGGTEIAVPMPMSSATTVTLTQNIPTASAAACEVQKTLEETTFHTLEEGVVEYCTTETPVTVTTEAPVEMLSAQAECSIKPQELKSRIALNSAKLLQEQKVTNLHVREIAQHLESQNDLLQMIRRSQEAQACAQERQAQALEGTQAALIALIQMFRPALKDFRKFLQSNMNNSAPGAQSDGAESKSNPAQQAEDVP is encoded by the exons ATGGCATCGCAGGCGAAGAAGAGAAAAATGAATTTCTCAGAGAGGGAAGTGGAAATTATAGTGGAGGAAATGGAGAAACAAAAGCACATACTGGTTAACCACTTCAATGCTGGAGTCACACATATAACGAAAAACAACGCGTGGGTAGAGATCCTAAAGCGGGTCAACGCCGTGACAACTTGTCAGCGGGAGCTGGCCGAGGTGAAGAAAAAGTGGTCCGACTTAAAGACCGAGGTCCGCCGCAAAGTGGCCCAGGCGCGGGCGGCGATGGAGGGGACAGGCGACTGCACCTCGGTCCCCGTCATCCTCACTTCCATGCAGCAGAGGATCTGCAACCTGCTTGGGGAGGCGACCATCATCAGCCTGCCTGCGGGAGACGGCGGCACGGAAATCGCCGTGCCTATGCCCATGAGCTCGGCTACGACAGTAACGTTAACGCAGA ATATTCCCACGGCATCTGCTGCGGCTTGCGAAGTTCAGAAAACCCtagaag AGACGACGTTCCACACGCTGGAAGAAGGCGTGGTGGAGTACTGCACGACAGAGACCCCCGTCACAGTGACCACCGAGGCACCGGTGGAGATGCTGTCTGCGCAGGCCGAGTGCTCCATCAAACCCCAGGAGCTGAAGAGCCGCATCGCCCTGAACTCGGCCAAGCTGCTGCAGGAGCAGAAGGTGACCAACCTGCACGTGCGCGAGATCGCTCAGCACCTGGAGAGCCAGAACGACCTGCTGCAGATGATCCGGCGCTCCCAGGAAGCGCAGGCCTGCGCGCAGGAGAGGCAGGCGCAGGCCCTGGAGGGGACGCAGGCTGCCCTCATCGCACTCATCCAGATGTTCCGGCCAGCCCTCAAGGATTTCCGGAAGTTTCTGCAGAGCAATATGAACAATTCTGCTCCTGGGGCGCAGTCTGACGGAGCCGAGAGCAAATCCAACCCAGCTCAGCAAGCAGAAGATGTTCCgtag